Sequence from the Microplitis demolitor isolate Queensland-Clemson2020A chromosome 2, iyMicDemo2.1a, whole genome shotgun sequence genome:
aaaaataaatttttaaatatttatatatatatttatttaatataagaatgTATAAAATctatacacagtaaaaaatgatACGAAGTAAGCCgacgtcttataatttttggatttttttcaaagaaataaaaaaaaaatattcaggatcatcaaaaaattttttcgtcaattaaaaatcaagtttttcaGCTTCTGGATAAGCTGGGTTTATTTTTGCTAATGAACAGAGCTTagtaaacttaaatttaatatcctCTGAACTCTTTATAATATCAAAAGTTTCATCATTAGTTTTTGGAAACTGTCTAATTTCATCTTTCAATTTCTTAGCCTGCTCGATGGCTTtagaagataaatttttttcattcaaacaGTACTCTACTACTCCACTGTAGTATCCTAGTTGTGCTGCTAAAACACTTGCTCTGTGATAACCAAGATGATATCCTTTCAATAGTTGACTTTTACCAGCTTCAACGCCTTTTTCAAAACCAGATTTCTCGGCAATATCTTCAGccaatagtaaattttcaaaaacttcaTTTACATCGATATTGTCATTATCAGACATGACTGTctcatctaaaaaataaataacataattaacacggttatatataaaattaattaaactattatataataa
This genomic interval carries:
- the LOC103579733 gene encoding uncharacterized protein LOC103579733 codes for the protein MRYIKQDETVMSDNDNIDVNEVFENLLLAEDIAEKSGFEKGVEAGKSQLLKGYHLGYHRASVLAAQLGYYSGVVEYCLNEKNLSSKAIEQAKKLKDEIRQFPKTNDETFDIIKSSEDIKFKFTKLCSLAKINPAYPEAEKLDF